The proteins below are encoded in one region of Antennarius striatus isolate MH-2024 chromosome 7, ASM4005453v1, whole genome shotgun sequence:
- the gpr52 gene encoding G-protein coupled receptor 52 yields MDLSELTTESVLTANSSNGDLFPGRSTNHSCPLGWGLNKGLETCILETAVIVLLTVLIIAGNLTVIFVFHCAPLLHHYTTSYFIQTMAYADLLVGLSCLVPTLSLLHYRAGVQEPITCQIFSYVISVLKSVSMACLACISVDRYLAITKPLSYNQLVTPCRLRVCITLIWTYSSLVFLPSFFGWGKPGYHGDIFEWCAHSWPTSALFTGFVVCFLYAPAALVVCFTYYHIFRICQQHNREISERRARFPSQEMEAGEGGGNGHHGGHGPDRRYAMVLFRITSVFYMLWLPYIIYFLLESSHVLDSPALSFITTWLAISNSFCNCVIYSLSNSVFRLGMRRLSQTMCSFSHCAADDRDFGEPKARKRANSCSI; encoded by the coding sequence ATGGACCTATCTGAACTGACAACAGAGTCGGTGCTCACTGCAAACAGCAGCAATGGAGACCTCTTTCCTGGCAGGTCCACCAACCATTCCTGTCCCTTGGGATGGGGGCTAAACAAAGGCCTCGAGACTTGCATCCTTGAGACTGCTGTTATTGTACTACTGACTGTGCTCATTATCGCAGGAAACCTTACTGTTATCTTTGTGTTCCACTGTGCCCCTCTACTACACCACTACACTACCAGCTACTTTATTCAGACTATGGCCTACGCTGACCTATTGGTAGGTCTCAGCTGCCTGGTGCCAACGTTGTCTCTGCTCCACTACCGAGCAGGTGTCCAAGAGCCCATCACATGCCAGATCTTCAGCTATGTCATCTCTGTCCTCAAGAGCGTCTCAATGGCCTGCTTGGCGTGTATCAGTGTAGACCGCTACCTGGCCATCACTAAGCCACTATCTTACAATCAGCTGGTGACACCATGCCGACTACGAGTCTGCATTACCCTAATCTGGACCTACTCAAGCCTGGTTTTCTTGCCTTCTTTCTTTGGGTGGGGTAAGCCAGGTTATCATGGAGATATTTTTGAGTGGTGTGCTCACTCTTGGCCCACCTCTGCCCTCTTTACAGGCTTTGTGGTGTGTTTTCTCTATGCACCTGCTGCACTTGTGGTTTGCTTTACTTATTACCATATCTTTCGCATTTGCCAGCAGCACAATAGGGAAATCAGTGAACGGCGGGCACGTTTCCCCAGCCAGGAGATGGAGGCTGGTGAGGGTGGCGGTAATGGACATCATGGAGGGCATGGACCAGATCGGCGCTATGCAATGGTGCTCTTCCGAATCACCAGTGTTTTCTATATGCTTTGGTTGCCCTACATTATCTACTTCCTGCTGGAGAGCTCCCATGTGCTGGATAGCCCTGCCCTCTCATTCATCACCACTTGGCTGGCCATCAGCAACAGCTTTTGCAACTGTGTCATCTACAGCCTGTCAAATAGTGTGTTCCGCTTGGGCATGCGTAGGCTGTCACAGACGATGTGCTCCTTCAGCCACTGTGCAGCAGATGACAGAGACTTTGGGGAGCCTAAAGCAAGGAAGAGGGCAAACTCATGCTCTATCTGA